The following are from one region of the Shinella sp. PSBB067 genome:
- the nrdR gene encoding transcriptional regulator NrdR, whose amino-acid sequence MRCPYCGSEDTQVKDSRPAEDGAAIRRRRICPDCGGRFTTFERVQLRELMVVKKTGRKAPFDRDKLLKSFEIALRKRPVDRDRIERAVSGIVRRLESSGETEIASEEIGLQVLEALKALDDVGFVRYASVYRDFSHVDDFEKILAEVAAKIARDPGADS is encoded by the coding sequence ATGCGCTGCCCCTATTGCGGTTCGGAAGATACGCAGGTGAAGGACTCCCGTCCCGCAGAGGACGGGGCCGCCATTCGCCGCCGGCGCATCTGCCCGGATTGCGGCGGTCGGTTCACGACCTTCGAACGGGTGCAGCTCCGCGAGCTGATGGTCGTCAAGAAGACGGGCCGCAAGGCCCCCTTCGACCGCGACAAGCTCCTGAAATCTTTCGAGATCGCGCTTCGCAAGCGGCCCGTCGACCGGGACCGCATCGAACGCGCGGTCTCGGGGATCGTCCGCCGGCTCGAAAGCTCCGGCGAGACGGAAATCGCCTCCGAGGAGATCGGCCTCCAGGTGCTGGAGGCGCTGAAGGCGCTCGATGACGTCGGCTTCGTGCGCTACGCCTCTGTTTACCGCGACTTCTCCCATGTCGACGACTTCGAGAAGATCCTCGCCGAAGTCGCCGCAAAGATCGCCCGGGATCCGGGCGCCGACAGTTAG
- the ribH gene encoding 6,7-dimethyl-8-ribityllumazine synthase: MANTDKPHLLIVEARFYDDMADAMLDGAKNALAAAGASYDIVTVMGALEIPAAISMALDGMENGGTWYDGFVALGMVIRGETYHFDIVANESSRALMDLSVSEALPIGNGILTVENDEQGWARARRSEGDKGGFAARAALTMIELKKKLGGEQ; the protein is encoded by the coding sequence ATGGCCAACACCGATAAACCTCATCTTCTCATCGTCGAGGCCCGCTTCTACGACGACATGGCCGATGCGATGCTCGATGGCGCCAAGAACGCGCTTGCGGCCGCCGGTGCCAGCTACGACATCGTCACCGTGATGGGCGCGCTCGAAATCCCCGCGGCGATCTCCATGGCCCTCGACGGCATGGAGAACGGCGGCACCTGGTACGACGGTTTCGTCGCGCTCGGCATGGTCATCCGCGGCGAGACCTACCATTTCGACATCGTCGCCAACGAATCGAGCCGCGCGCTGATGGACCTTTCCGTCAGCGAGGCCCTGCCGATCGGCAACGGCATCCTGACGGTCGAGAACGACGAGCAGGGCTGGGCGCGCGCCCGCCGCTCGGAGGGCGACAAGGGCGGCTTTGCTGCCCGCGCGGCGCTGACCATGATCGAGCTGAAGAAGAAACTGGGCGGCGAACAGTGA
- the glyA gene encoding serine hydroxymethyltransferase has product MSQSSATEVFFTRSLADTDPEIFGSIQKELGRQRHEIELIASENIVSRAVLEAQGSIMTNKYAEGYPGKRYYGGCQFVDIAEELAIERAKKLFGVNFANVQPNSGSQMNQAVFLALLQPGDTFMGLDLNSGGHLTHGSPVNMSGKWFNVVSYGVREEDHLLDMDDVAEKARKNKPKLIIAGGTAYSRIWDWKRFREIADEVGAYLMVDMAHIAGLVAGGQHPSPFPHCHVATTTTHKSLRGPRGGVVLTNDEDIAKKINSAVFPGLQGGPLMHIIAAKAVAFGEALQPEFKEYAAQVVRNAKTLAETLKAGGLDIVSGGTDNHLMLVDLRKKNATGKRAEAALGRAYVTCNKNGIPFDPEKPFVTSGVRLGTPAGTTRGFKEAEFTEIGNLIVEVLDGLKVANSDEGNAGVEAAVREKVVALTGRFPMYPYM; this is encoded by the coding sequence ATGAGCCAGTCTTCCGCCACCGAAGTTTTCTTCACGCGTTCCCTTGCCGACACCGATCCGGAGATCTTCGGCTCCATCCAGAAGGAACTCGGTCGCCAGCGCCATGAGATCGAGCTGATCGCCTCGGAGAACATCGTCTCGCGCGCCGTGCTCGAAGCCCAGGGCTCGATCATGACGAACAAATATGCCGAAGGCTATCCGGGCAAGCGCTACTATGGCGGCTGCCAGTTCGTCGACATCGCGGAAGAGCTCGCCATCGAGCGCGCCAAGAAGCTGTTCGGCGTCAACTTCGCCAACGTCCAGCCGAATTCCGGCTCGCAGATGAACCAGGCCGTCTTCCTCGCGCTGCTCCAGCCGGGCGACACCTTCATGGGCCTCGACCTCAATTCGGGCGGCCACCTGACGCACGGCTCGCCGGTCAACATGTCCGGCAAGTGGTTCAACGTCGTGTCCTACGGCGTGCGCGAGGAAGACCACCTGCTCGACATGGACGACGTCGCCGAGAAGGCCCGCAAGAACAAGCCGAAGCTCATCATCGCCGGCGGCACCGCCTATTCGCGCATCTGGGACTGGAAGCGCTTCCGCGAGATCGCCGATGAAGTCGGCGCCTACCTGATGGTCGACATGGCGCATATCGCCGGCCTCGTCGCCGGTGGCCAGCACCCGTCGCCGTTCCCGCATTGCCACGTCGCGACCACCACCACGCACAAGTCGCTCCGCGGCCCGCGCGGCGGCGTCGTGCTGACGAACGACGAGGACATCGCCAAGAAGATCAACTCGGCCGTCTTCCCGGGCCTGCAGGGCGGCCCGCTGATGCACATCATCGCCGCCAAGGCCGTCGCCTTCGGCGAGGCGCTGCAGCCGGAATTCAAGGAATACGCCGCGCAGGTCGTCAGGAACGCCAAGACGCTCGCCGAGACGCTGAAGGCCGGCGGTCTCGACATCGTCTCGGGCGGCACCGACAACCACCTGATGCTCGTCGACCTTCGCAAGAAGAACGCGACCGGCAAGCGGGCGGAAGCCGCCCTCGGCCGCGCCTATGTCACCTGCAACAAGAACGGCATCCCGTTCGACCCCGAAAAGCCCTTCGTCACCTCGGGCGTCCGCCTCGGCACGCCGGCCGGCACGACCCGCGGCTTCAAGGAAGCCGAGTTCACGGAGATCGGCAACCTGATCGTCGAAGTCCTCGACGGCCTCAAGGTCGCCAATTCCGATGAGGGCAATGCAGGCGTCGAAGCCGCCGTCCGGGAAAAGGTCGTCGCGCTGACGGGCCGCTTCCCGATGTACCCCTACATGTAA
- the ribD gene encoding bifunctional diaminohydroxyphosphoribosylaminopyrimidine deaminase/5-amino-6-(5-phosphoribosylamino)uracil reductase RibD — protein sequence MSADAEDRRFMAAAIRLSRRNLGLTSTNPSVACLIVRDGVIVGSAVTAPGGRPHAETQALSEAGAAARGATAYVTLEPCSHHGKTPPCSEALIAAGVARVVVAVTDPDERVAGRGLAMLRDAGIKVETGVLEEAGREALAAYLARQTRKQPHVTLKLAVSADGMLGRLGEGQAAITGPVSRGQVHVLRAETDAILVGIGTALADDPELTCRLPGLEARSPVRIVLDPRLELPPASKLAQTARTVPVIVVTERDDRDDPAFVARQAALEALGVEVLICDPRKLGALLTALATRGISSLLVEGGARTAGSFLDAGLVDRILLFSGVVTLGGDGVPSPFVPGRRPDGFSLRHTARYGTDVLQEYERDD from the coding sequence ATGTCGGCCGACGCGGAAGATAGACGCTTCATGGCGGCGGCGATCCGCCTCAGCCGCCGCAACCTTGGCCTGACCTCCACCAACCCCTCCGTCGCCTGCCTCATCGTCAGGGACGGCGTGATCGTCGGCTCGGCCGTCACCGCGCCGGGCGGCCGGCCGCATGCGGAAACGCAGGCGCTTTCCGAGGCGGGCGCGGCGGCGCGCGGCGCCACCGCCTATGTCACGCTCGAACCCTGCTCGCACCACGGCAAGACGCCGCCGTGCTCAGAGGCGCTGATCGCCGCCGGTGTGGCGCGCGTTGTCGTCGCTGTGACCGACCCGGATGAACGGGTGGCGGGCAGGGGGCTGGCGATGCTGCGCGATGCGGGCATCAAGGTGGAGACCGGCGTTCTGGAGGAGGCGGGCCGGGAAGCCCTTGCCGCCTACCTCGCTCGGCAGACGAGGAAGCAGCCCCATGTGACTCTGAAACTTGCCGTTTCGGCCGACGGCATGCTCGGCCGGCTGGGCGAGGGGCAGGCGGCGATCACCGGCCCGGTCTCGCGCGGGCAGGTGCATGTGCTGCGCGCCGAGACGGACGCGATCCTCGTCGGCATCGGCACGGCGCTCGCCGACGATCCGGAACTCACCTGCCGCCTGCCGGGGCTCGAAGCCCGCTCGCCGGTGCGCATCGTGCTCGACCCGCGGCTGGAACTGCCGCCGGCCTCGAAGCTGGCGCAGACGGCCCGGACGGTGCCGGTCATCGTCGTGACGGAGCGCGATGACAGGGACGATCCCGCTTTCGTCGCGCGCCAGGCGGCGCTGGAAGCGCTTGGTGTCGAGGTGCTGATCTGCGATCCGCGCAAGCTGGGCGCCTTGCTGACGGCGCTCGCGACGCGCGGCATCTCCTCGTTGCTGGTGGAGGGCGGTGCGCGCACGGCCGGGTCCTTCCTCGATGCCGGCCTGGTCGACCGCATCCTCCTGTTTTCCGGCGTGGTCACCCTTGGCGGGGACGGGGTTCCATCCCCATTTGTCCCGGGGCGGAGGCCGGATGGCTTCTCGCTTCGCCACACGGCGCGCTACGGCACGGATGTCCTGCAAGAATACGAAAGAGACGATTGA
- the ldtR gene encoding transcriptional regulator LdtR, with product MNTKMKPQQAPVVDPQEDAIRNLYLESLHLVERLHRRLLDVIKDEFDRAGRSDVNAVQALLLFNIGNSELTAGELRSRGYYLGSNVSYNVKKLVDLGFINHQRSRIDRRSVRISLTETGQEVAETVAKLYERHIGSIQKVGGIGESEFNQMNKLLQRLDRFWNDSILYRL from the coding sequence ATGAACACCAAGATGAAGCCGCAGCAGGCCCCGGTCGTCGATCCGCAGGAAGATGCGATCCGCAACCTCTATCTGGAATCCCTTCACCTCGTCGAGCGCCTGCACCGTCGCCTGCTCGATGTCATCAAGGACGAATTCGACCGCGCCGGTCGCTCCGACGTCAACGCCGTCCAGGCGCTGCTCCTCTTCAACATCGGCAATTCCGAGCTGACCGCCGGCGAGCTGCGCTCGCGGGGCTACTACCTCGGCTCGAACGTCTCCTACAACGTCAAGAAGCTGGTCGACCTCGGCTTCATCAACCACCAGCGCTCGCGCATCGACCGCCGCTCGGTCCGCATCAGCCTGACGGAAACCGGCCAGGAAGTCGCCGAGACCGTCGCAAAGCTCTACGAGCGCCACATCGGCTCGATCCAGAAGGTCGGCGGCATCGGCGAAAGCGAGTTCAACCAGATGAACAAGCTGCTCCAGCGCCTCGACCGCTTCTGGAACGACTCGATCCTCTATCGCCTGTAA
- a CDS encoding GGDEF domain-containing protein, which yields MTPDYNTLLLAIGLSGFCLSATLFASWMSTRVERFLLSWSLGIGCIVPAVAVYSAYVENPGVRLGCLAFLLQFLGFAFIYGAAYRFRTGRRGRKRMVVVFTASAAIALPWLLAGYDGIGFIVLNLLIASALVATAAEYWRGREEAPLPLTGIAVLYMMTALSFVLCAAVLLHGGRWVLGHAPDNWAENLNLVMAIVGITGIGAMSLALNQWRIAGSHQRAANTDALTGLLNRRALFDRYGDETMGEHRAAIAFDLDSFKSVNDRYGHAAGDAVLKVFAEVLRDACGTAACIARLGGEEFIVVLDRTLPDRAHRIGEHIRAEFASRLIPFGGRPITCTVSAGIAFGNADGLSFDSLLSNADRALYMSKRDGRNRVSLAA from the coding sequence ATGACGCCTGATTACAACACGCTCCTTCTTGCGATCGGGCTGTCCGGCTTCTGCCTGTCGGCGACGCTGTTCGCCTCGTGGATGTCCACCCGCGTCGAACGCTTCCTGCTTTCCTGGTCGCTCGGCATCGGCTGCATCGTGCCGGCCGTCGCCGTCTACAGCGCCTATGTCGAAAACCCCGGCGTCCGTCTCGGCTGCCTTGCCTTCCTGCTCCAGTTTCTCGGCTTCGCCTTCATCTACGGTGCGGCCTACCGCTTTCGCACCGGGCGGAGGGGGCGAAAGCGCATGGTGGTGGTCTTCACGGCGAGCGCGGCCATCGCCCTGCCGTGGCTGCTTGCCGGCTATGACGGCATCGGCTTCATCGTGCTCAACCTGCTGATCGCGTCGGCGCTCGTCGCGACGGCCGCCGAGTACTGGCGTGGCCGCGAAGAAGCGCCGCTGCCGCTCACCGGCATCGCCGTCCTCTACATGATGACCGCGCTTTCCTTCGTGCTCTGCGCCGCCGTTCTCCTCCATGGCGGTCGCTGGGTGCTCGGCCATGCGCCCGACAACTGGGCGGAAAACCTCAACCTCGTCATGGCGATCGTCGGCATTACCGGCATCGGGGCCATGTCGCTGGCGCTGAACCAGTGGCGCATCGCCGGCAGCCACCAGCGCGCCGCCAACACCGATGCGCTGACGGGCCTGCTCAACCGCCGCGCGCTCTTCGACCGCTACGGCGATGAAACGATGGGCGAGCACCGGGCGGCGATCGCCTTCGATCTCGACAGCTTCAAGTCGGTCAACGACCGCTACGGCCATGCGGCCGGCGACGCGGTGCTGAAGGTCTTCGCCGAGGTGCTGCGCGATGCCTGCGGCACGGCGGCCTGCATCGCCCGCCTCGGCGGGGAGGAGTTCATCGTGGTTCTGGACCGGACCCTGCCGGACCGGGCCCATCGCATCGGCGAGCATATCCGCGCGGAGTTCGCCTCCAGGCTCATCCCGTTCGGCGGACGGCCGATCACCTGCACCGTCAGCGCCGGCATCGCCTTCGGCAATGCGGACGGCCTCAGCTTCGATTCCCTGCTCAGCAATGCGGACAGGGCGCTCTACATGTCCAAGCGCGACGGCCGCAACCGCGTGTCGCTGGCCGCCTGA
- a CDS encoding murein L,D-transpeptidase, translating into MSRKPGFDVFSRRAFLRSAATLGAAAVAGPTFAQSAMDDILDSSRRGNWDDQFDAKASRSADAVASNNPILGPGAVPNIQQAIADYQQIVSAGGWSDVASAQKLQLGVVDPGVQTLRQRLMISGDLPREAGISNSFDSYVDGAVKRFQARHGLPQDGVLGEYTLKAMNVPATTRLNQLNTNLVRLQTMSGDLGQRYVMVNIPATYIEAVEDGRVALRHVAVVGRISRPTHILNSKIYDVTLNPYWTAPRSIVEKDIVPLMRKDPTYLKRNNIRLIDGSGREVAPETVDWFADKAPNLMFRQDPGKINAMASTKINFHNTNNEYMHDTPQQGLFNKLMRFESSGCVRVQNVRDLITWLLRDTPGWSRQQIEKVINDRVNTPIKLAVEVPVYFVYITAWSARDRVVQFRDDIYQMDGATELALQTGYGMEKPAGSPDDDLLPQ; encoded by the coding sequence ATGTCTCGCAAACCCGGATTTGACGTGTTCTCGCGCCGTGCATTCCTGCGTTCGGCAGCAACCCTCGGAGCCGCCGCCGTCGCCGGCCCGACGTTCGCCCAGTCGGCCATGGACGATATCCTGGATTCCTCGCGTCGCGGCAACTGGGACGACCAGTTCGACGCCAAGGCCTCGCGCAGCGCCGATGCCGTCGCCTCCAACAATCCTATCCTCGGCCCCGGCGCCGTGCCGAACATCCAGCAGGCGATCGCCGACTACCAGCAGATCGTGTCCGCCGGCGGCTGGTCGGACGTGGCGTCCGCCCAGAAGCTGCAGCTCGGCGTGGTCGATCCCGGCGTCCAGACCCTGCGCCAGCGCCTGATGATCTCCGGCGACCTGCCGCGCGAGGCAGGCATTTCCAATTCCTTCGATTCTTATGTCGACGGCGCGGTGAAGCGCTTCCAGGCCCGCCACGGCCTGCCGCAGGACGGCGTGCTCGGCGAATATACGCTGAAGGCCATGAACGTGCCGGCGACGACGCGCCTCAACCAGCTCAACACGAACCTGGTGCGCCTGCAGACCATGTCCGGCGATCTCGGCCAGCGCTACGTGATGGTGAACATCCCGGCCACCTATATCGAGGCCGTGGAAGACGGCCGCGTGGCGCTGCGCCACGTCGCGGTGGTCGGCCGCATCAGCCGCCCGACGCATATCCTCAACTCGAAGATCTACGACGTCACGCTCAATCCCTACTGGACCGCGCCGCGCTCGATCGTCGAGAAGGACATCGTGCCGCTGATGCGCAAGGACCCGACCTACCTCAAGCGCAACAACATCCGCCTGATCGACGGCAGCGGCCGCGAGGTCGCGCCGGAGACCGTCGACTGGTTCGCCGACAAGGCGCCGAACCTGATGTTCCGCCAGGACCCGGGCAAGATCAACGCCATGGCGTCCACCAAGATCAACTTCCACAACACCAACAACGAATACATGCACGACACGCCCCAGCAGGGCCTGTTCAACAAGCTGATGCGCTTCGAATCCTCCGGCTGCGTGCGTGTGCAGAACGTCCGCGACCTCATCACCTGGCTGCTGCGCGACACGCCCGGCTGGTCGCGCCAGCAGATCGAGAAGGTCATCAACGACCGCGTCAACACGCCGATCAAGCTGGCCGTCGAGGTCCCGGTCTACTTCGTCTACATCACCGCCTGGTCGGCCCGCGACCGTGTCGTGCAGTTCCGCGACGACATCTACCAGATGGACGGCGCCACCGAACTCGCCCTCCAGACCGGCTACGGCATGGAAAAGCCCGCCGGCTCCCCGGACGACGACCTGCTGCCGCAATAA
- the hemB gene encoding porphobilinogen synthase, whose translation MTGSRNIVDEITGHRRMRRNRKAEWTRRLVQENRLTVDDLIWPVFVVPGTNVTDPVAAMPGVNRMSVDRLVEAAKEAADLGIPAIATFPNIDMRLRDETGSHSLAADNLINEATRAIKKAVPNIGVITDVALDPFTSHGHDGVLRGDVIVNDETVELVAKAAVIQADAGSDIIAPSEMMDGRIGAIRRALDAAGHQDVGIMAYATKFASAYYGPFRDAIGTGGLLKGDKKTYYIDPANGTEAMRDAALDVQEGADMMMVKPGLPYLDICWRMKEAFGLPVFAYQVSGEYSQIKAAALNGWIDGERVMLETLLAFKRAGCDGILTYFAMDVARHLAAKG comes from the coding sequence ATGACCGGCAGCAGGAACATCGTCGACGAGATCACCGGCCACCGCCGCATGCGGCGCAACCGGAAGGCCGAGTGGACGCGCCGGCTCGTGCAGGAAAACCGCCTGACGGTCGACGACCTCATCTGGCCGGTCTTCGTGGTGCCGGGCACCAATGTCACCGATCCGGTCGCCGCCATGCCGGGCGTCAACCGCATGAGCGTCGACAGGCTCGTCGAGGCGGCGAAGGAAGCGGCCGACCTCGGCATTCCCGCCATCGCCACCTTCCCCAATATCGACATGCGCCTGCGCGACGAGACGGGCTCGCACAGCCTTGCGGCCGACAACCTCATCAACGAGGCGACGCGCGCCATCAAGAAGGCCGTGCCGAATATCGGCGTCATCACCGACGTCGCACTCGATCCCTTCACCAGCCACGGCCATGACGGGGTGCTGCGCGGCGACGTCATCGTCAACGACGAGACGGTCGAGCTGGTCGCCAAGGCCGCCGTCATCCAGGCCGATGCCGGCTCCGACATCATCGCGCCGTCCGAGATGATGGACGGGCGCATCGGCGCGATCCGCCGGGCGCTCGATGCGGCGGGCCACCAGGATGTCGGCATCATGGCCTATGCGACGAAGTTCGCCTCGGCCTACTACGGCCCCTTCCGCGACGCCATCGGCACCGGCGGCCTGCTCAAGGGCGACAAGAAGACCTATTACATCGACCCCGCCAACGGCACCGAGGCGATGCGCGACGCGGCGCTCGACGTCCAGGAAGGCGCGGACATGATGATGGTCAAGCCGGGCCTGCCCTATCTCGACATCTGTTGGCGCATGAAGGAGGCCTTCGGCCTGCCGGTCTTCGCCTACCAGGTCTCCGGCGAATACAGCCAGATCAAGGCCGCCGCGCTGAACGGCTGGATCGACGGCGAGCGCGTCATGCTCGAGACCCTCCTCGCCTTCAAGCGCGCGGGCTGCGACGGCATCCTCACCTATTTCGCGATGGACGTGGCGCGGCACCTGGCGGCGAAGGGCTGA
- the nusB gene encoding transcription antitermination factor NusB, which produces MTTEKNQQPVKPANQRGAARLAAVQALYQMDIGGTGVLEIVAEYELHRLGQELDGDTYLKADASWFRSIVSGVVRDQRQLDPMIGAALQDDWALSRLDSTVRAILRAGTFELKERKDVPVAVIVTEYVEIAKAFFEDEEPKLVNAVLDRIARQLRPDTTRK; this is translated from the coding sequence GTGACCACCGAGAAGAACCAGCAGCCGGTGAAGCCGGCCAACCAGCGCGGCGCGGCGCGCCTTGCCGCCGTGCAGGCCCTCTACCAGATGGACATCGGCGGCACCGGCGTGCTGGAGATCGTCGCCGAATACGAGCTGCACCGCCTCGGCCAGGAGCTCGACGGCGACACCTACCTCAAGGCGGACGCTTCGTGGTTCCGCTCCATCGTCTCCGGCGTCGTGCGCGACCAGCGCCAGCTCGATCCGATGATCGGCGCGGCGCTGCAGGACGACTGGGCGCTTTCCCGCCTCGATTCCACCGTCCGCGCCATCCTGCGCGCCGGCACCTTCGAGCTGAAGGAGCGCAAGGACGTTCCCGTCGCCGTGATCGTCACGGAATATGTCGAGATCGCCAAGGCATTCTTCGAAGACGAGGAGCCGAAGCTGGTGAACGCGGTCCTCGACCGCATCGCCCGGCAGCTTCGGCCCGACACGACGCGCAAATAG
- a CDS encoding riboflavin synthase: protein MFTGIVTDIGTVEKIEPMNEGVRLRVRTNYDPATIDMGASIAHSGTCLTVTGLPEEGANGRWFEVEAWEEALRLTTIGTWTAGTRINLERSLKIGDELGGHIVSGHVDGKAEILSVEAEGDATRFRIRAPEGLERFVAPKGSVALDGTSLTVNAVDGAVFDVLLIRHTLEVTTWGERKAGDFVNFEVDTMARYAARLAEFPAPKV, encoded by the coding sequence ATGTTTACCGGCATTGTCACCGATATCGGAACGGTCGAGAAGATCGAGCCCATGAACGAGGGCGTGCGCCTGCGCGTGCGCACGAACTACGACCCCGCCACCATCGACATGGGCGCCTCCATCGCCCATTCGGGCACCTGCCTCACCGTGACCGGACTGCCGGAGGAGGGCGCCAATGGCCGCTGGTTCGAGGTCGAGGCCTGGGAAGAGGCGCTGCGGCTGACGACCATCGGCACCTGGACGGCCGGCACGCGCATCAATCTCGAACGGTCCCTGAAGATCGGCGACGAGCTCGGCGGCCACATCGTCTCCGGCCATGTCGACGGCAAGGCGGAGATCCTCTCCGTCGAGGCGGAGGGCGATGCGACCCGCTTCCGCATCCGCGCGCCCGAGGGGTTGGAGCGCTTCGTCGCGCCGAAGGGCTCCGTCGCGCTCGACGGCACCTCGCTCACCGTCAACGCGGTCGATGGCGCGGTCTTCGACGTGCTCCTCATCCGCCATACGCTGGAGGTCACCACCTGGGGCGAGCGCAAGGCCGGCGACTTCGTCAATTTCGAGGTCGACACCATGGCGCGCTATGCCGCGCGGCTCGCGGAGTTCCCCGCGCCGAAGGTGTGA
- a CDS encoding DUF6163 family protein, whose translation MVADSAKGPRPSLTETLFALFLRLVAVASLWFALQYWAMLTGFSLGGKGRFDLLPPAWKAASTALAVLFPVAAVGLWLLVSWGPVIWLIAAATEIAMHEVYPSIFGINRLLVIMHLAVAAVFLLFRAALFIQRRRQARTVRTDSP comes from the coding sequence ATGGTTGCTGATTCTGCCAAGGGCCCAAGGCCGAGCCTGACCGAAACGCTGTTCGCGCTGTTCCTGCGGCTGGTGGCGGTGGCCTCGCTGTGGTTCGCGCTGCAGTACTGGGCCATGCTTACGGGCTTCTCCCTTGGAGGGAAGGGGCGCTTCGACCTTCTGCCGCCGGCCTGGAAGGCGGCCTCCACGGCGCTCGCCGTGCTCTTTCCCGTCGCGGCCGTCGGCCTCTGGCTGCTGGTCTCCTGGGGGCCGGTGATCTGGCTGATCGCGGCGGCGACCGAGATTGCCATGCACGAGGTCTATCCCTCCATCTTCGGCATCAACCGGCTGCTGGTCATCATGCATCTCGCGGTGGCCGCCGTGTTCCTGCTTTTCCGCGCCGCGCTCTTCATCCAGCGCCGCCGCCAGGCCCGCACGGTAAGAACTGATTCACCCTGA
- a CDS encoding RDD family protein: MSADFNETRVPTTDWQAYRGVLSRRIFAFLIDYAIIALLWIPAAIVVFFLGILTLGLGFFLYPALFAIVAMLYFGLTMGGPSQASAGMNVMGLVLARVDGRPIDFLTAIVHLVLFWIGNALLTPFIVLVGLFTDRGRLLHDLLLGTVMVRRDRY; this comes from the coding sequence ATGAGCGCTGATTTCAACGAAACGCGGGTTCCGACGACGGACTGGCAGGCCTATCGCGGCGTGCTGTCACGCCGGATCTTCGCGTTCCTGATCGACTACGCGATCATCGCGCTGCTCTGGATTCCGGCCGCCATCGTGGTCTTCTTCCTCGGCATCCTGACGCTCGGCCTCGGCTTCTTCCTCTATCCCGCGCTCTTCGCCATCGTCGCCATGCTCTATTTCGGCCTGACGATGGGCGGCCCGTCGCAGGCGAGCGCCGGCATGAACGTCATGGGCCTCGTCCTTGCCCGGGTGGACGGACGTCCCATCGACTTCCTGACCGCCATCGTGCATCTCGTGCTCTTCTGGATCGGCAACGCGCTGCTGACGCCGTTCATCGTACTCGTCGGCCTCTTCACCGACCGTGGCCGCCTGCTGCACGATCTGCTGCTCGGCACGGTGATGGTTCGCCGCGATCGTTATTGA